Proteins from a single region of Lysinibacillus sp. JNUCC-52:
- a CDS encoding YaaC family protein has protein sequence MIPNNLFIRNIELTNHKYFPLNKPYFDPDIESERIITKDSSEYVRSFFSSKLRDLELRSENNLITYIKEHYNRQHSLELDVELKKNLEEEDLSALKERYKEDVTEASFFWDQAIEFYKGTINMDVHVKPLSIYYFMLNAAKALLVYNGVLYKDRNSKNVYHGVTGLDLRNVDKQKFLVRTSEHRIIYFNENSDLNSIQDKQIDYNFIELNELYIQSNNGVFANLGNFFNNNIKSKEIFSLDDLISNLVFVHRAYSICKGINIDGQLFIPLESQCFGTHPEENKFLYYFKIDTKYKLQTLGNIIDLTTYVSEQGNHYMIKSDQSYSNNFNDIKSFILDIRQKHQYIAGVKPRWYLMKATDCDNIKNLELNPLVILLGIFHRLSEFSRYNPLKLKNLLDSKKNETSWLLRELIENAAYQFLDLISSEITHKEFHLPRTY, from the coding sequence ATGATACCTAATAATCTATTTATTAGAAATATAGAATTAACAAATCATAAGTATTTCCCTTTAAATAAACCTTATTTTGATCCCGATATTGAATCGGAAAGAATAATTACCAAAGATTCATCTGAATATGTAAGAAGCTTTTTTTCTTCTAAATTAAGAGATCTCGAATTAAGAAGTGAAAATAATTTAATTACATATATTAAAGAACATTACAATAGACAACATAGTCTAGAATTAGATGTAGAATTAAAAAAAAATTTAGAAGAAGAAGATTTATCAGCATTAAAAGAGAGATATAAAGAAGATGTGACTGAAGCTAGTTTTTTTTGGGATCAAGCGATTGAATTTTATAAAGGAACTATTAATATGGATGTACACGTAAAGCCATTGAGTATTTATTATTTTATGTTAAATGCTGCTAAAGCATTACTAGTATATAACGGAGTACTTTATAAAGATAGGAATAGTAAAAATGTTTATCACGGTGTAACCGGGTTAGACTTAAGAAATGTTGATAAACAAAAATTTTTAGTAAGGACTTCTGAACATAGAATAATTTATTTCAATGAGAATTCAGATTTAAATAGTATACAAGACAAACAGATTGATTATAATTTTATTGAGTTAAATGAATTGTATATTCAGAGTAATAATGGAGTATTTGCAAATTTGGGGAATTTTTTTAATAACAATATAAAGAGTAAGGAGATTTTTAGTTTAGACGATTTAATAAGTAATTTAGTTTTTGTACATAGGGCATATTCTATTTGCAAAGGTATTAATATTGATGGTCAACTATTTATACCTTTAGAATCTCAATGTTTTGGAACTCATCCAGAAGAAAATAAGTTTCTTTATTATTTTAAAATTGACACTAAATATAAGTTACAAACTTTAGGGAATATTATTGATCTAACTACCTATGTTTCTGAACAAGGAAACCATTATATGATTAAATCTGATCAATCTTATAGCAATAATTTTAATGATATTAAAAGTTTTATTCTTGATATTAGGCAGAAACATCAATATATTGCTGGAGTGAAACCAAGGTGGTATTTAATGAAAGCAACAGACTGTGATAATATTAAAAATTTAGAATTAAATCCGTTAGTAATATTACTAGGTATCTTCCATAGACTTAGTGAGTTTTCTAGGTATAATCCATTAAAATTAAAGAATCTACTTGATTCTAAAAAGAACGAAACAAGTTGGTTATTAAGAGAGTTGATTGAAAATGCTGCGTATCAATTTTTGGATCTAATCTCATCAGAAATTACTCATAAAGAATTTCACTTACCAAGAACTTATTAA
- a CDS encoding DUF6602 domain-containing protein: MRNRKELFYRSIAKEFHAKKDRLNYFLDFKYDSPFQELFEIKKKIKNKAPDKKLSALLRRKLTEILTKLNKPLDNALESEKEIYDFIESVLENTPPNIQFGPEGSYRESLIRSYLKEILPQPSAVGTGFILNENNSSSKQIDIIIYDPRIPTLFNSDDLVVVVPEAVYGIIEVKTTHRSFNFKKELENANINGELITKPLKTFLKENNFYIDNEVTNDYFFNGIFYYSLVNDIYTKDGLFLEKEQRDRYIWEAEDYKNVNYIAFSSSVFGRRYGEEFSYYDMNKKQLAFSYFFSNLIRIIMNRNNVSSEAINNHIFPIDDPNGKESLKIIMVNGVTSL; encoded by the coding sequence TTGAGAAATAGAAAAGAACTATTTTACAGATCTATTGCCAAAGAATTTCATGCAAAGAAGGATCGTCTAAACTATTTTTTGGATTTTAAATACGATTCACCATTTCAAGAATTATTTGAAATTAAAAAAAAGATAAAAAATAAAGCTCCAGATAAAAAATTGTCAGCTCTCTTGCGAAGAAAATTAACTGAAATACTTACAAAATTGAATAAACCCCTCGATAATGCATTAGAAAGTGAAAAGGAGATTTATGATTTTATAGAGAGTGTCTTAGAAAATACACCTCCAAATATTCAATTTGGTCCAGAAGGTAGTTACAGGGAATCACTTATAAGAAGCTATTTAAAAGAAATCTTACCTCAACCAAGTGCTGTTGGAACTGGTTTTATTTTGAACGAGAATAACTCTAGTAGTAAACAAATAGATATTATTATATATGATCCAAGAATACCCACTTTATTTAATTCGGATGATCTTGTAGTAGTCGTTCCAGAGGCTGTTTATGGAATAATTGAAGTGAAAACAACCCATCGTAGTTTTAATTTTAAGAAAGAACTTGAGAACGCAAATATAAATGGAGAGTTAATAACAAAACCTCTGAAAACATTTTTAAAAGAAAATAACTTTTATATTGATAATGAAGTAACTAATGATTACTTCTTTAATGGAATATTTTATTATTCGCTTGTGAATGATATTTATACTAAAGATGGATTATTTTTAGAAAAAGAGCAGAGAGATAGATATATCTGGGAGGCTGAAGACTATAAAAACGTAAATTATATTGCTTTTTCTAGTAGCGTATTCGGCCGAAGGTACGGAGAGGAATTCTCTTATTATGATATGAATAAAAAGCAACTCGCTTTTTCTTATTTTTTTTCTAATCTAATCCGTATCATAATGAATAGAAATAATGTTTCAAGCGAAGCTATAAATAATCATATATTTCCTATAGATGACCCAAACGGGAAAGAGTCTTTGAAAATAATAATGGTTAATGGAGTTACTAGTTTATAG
- a CDS encoding tyrosine-type recombinase/integrase — MHFVQINKTTWRCTGEGPRNPATGKRRQITRRGKSKTEARERVEKAIAELNKAYYFDAKITFEEFSQDWLKLYRMKGNKETTNEHRTYCITLLNRYLAKKKMTAITSIELQGLLNHLFANGTAYNTLRGTHNTAKMLFAYAKESGLIEMNPVEATFVPKKKMTLEEASSEDTAKLYLETDELKEFLSYVDKHRNIIYRTLIYAIAFTGMRPGEAVALKYEDVDLEKKVIHINKTVYAKKSLRGDFELTPPKTAGSVRSVDIDDIVVEKLKQLYQWHEYREWTKSDFVFGDKEGIPPTVKMLNQTVRRIGALTEINKQFRTYLLRHTHISLLAEAGVDLNFIMNRVGHKNSDTTTKIYLHVTSGMRVAAAERMHDKFTELLMDK, encoded by the coding sequence ATGCATTTTGTTCAAATTAATAAGACAACTTGGCGGTGCACTGGTGAAGGCCCTCGTAACCCTGCCACTGGCAAACGCCGTCAAATTACACGACGTGGTAAAAGTAAAACAGAAGCACGCGAAAGAGTTGAAAAAGCTATAGCTGAATTAAACAAAGCATATTACTTCGATGCGAAGATAACGTTTGAAGAATTTAGCCAAGATTGGTTAAAGCTCTACCGTATGAAAGGCAACAAGGAAACGACAAATGAACACCGTACTTATTGCATCACCCTACTCAATCGATACTTGGCCAAAAAGAAAATGACTGCAATCACGTCTATCGAATTACAAGGTTTGCTCAATCATTTATTTGCGAATGGAACAGCCTATAATACGCTACGTGGCACTCATAATACAGCCAAAATGTTATTTGCCTATGCCAAAGAATCTGGGTTGATTGAGATGAATCCTGTGGAAGCTACTTTTGTACCGAAGAAAAAAATGACGCTAGAGGAAGCTAGCAGTGAGGACACAGCGAAACTTTATTTAGAAACCGATGAACTGAAGGAATTTTTAAGTTACGTAGACAAACATCGTAATATCATATATCGCACGCTGATCTACGCAATCGCTTTTACAGGAATGCGACCAGGCGAAGCTGTTGCGTTAAAATATGAGGATGTGGATTTGGAGAAGAAGGTCATACACATCAACAAAACAGTGTATGCAAAGAAAAGTTTACGAGGCGACTTCGAGCTCACGCCCCCAAAAACAGCAGGCAGCGTCCGCTCCGTCGATATTGATGATATTGTGGTGGAAAAATTGAAGCAACTTTACCAATGGCACGAGTATCGCGAATGGACTAAGTCCGACTTTGTTTTCGGCGATAAGGAGGGCATCCCCCCTACCGTCAAAATGCTAAACCAAACCGTCCGACGCATCGGCGCCCTCACCGAGATCAACAAACAATTCCGCACCTACCTCCTCCGCCATACACATATTAGTCTACTGGCAGAGGCTGGTGTGGATTTAAACTTTATTATGAATCGGGTTGGACATAAAAATTCTGATACAACTACTAAGATTTATTTGCATGTTACTTCAGGGATGCGGGTGGCTGCCGCGGAGAGGATGCATGATAAGTTTACGGAGTTACTAATGGATAAATAA
- a CDS encoding helix-turn-helix domain-containing protein — translation MSLGELLKELRGDESLRDAAKRMDITFSYLAMLERGTDRRTGNAIKPTPETLQRIATAYQYDYIKLIEVAGLYDDPSYNPALKEPFPHNPSLQQWYKSLPHCNEKDVEKLKIIWEVLS, via the coding sequence TTGAGTTTAGGTGAGTTATTAAAGGAACTACGTGGTGATGAATCTTTACGTGATGCAGCAAAACGTATGGATATTACGTTTTCTTACTTGGCTATGCTTGAAAGAGGAACGGATCGTCGTACTGGCAATGCGATAAAACCTACGCCTGAAACATTGCAACGCATTGCCACAGCCTATCAATATGATTACATAAAGCTAATTGAGGTTGCAGGTTTGTACGATGACCCTTCTTATAATCCTGCATTAAAAGAACCTTTTCCTCACAATCCCTCATTACAGCAATGGTACAAGTCTCTCCCCCACTGTAATGAGAAAGACGTCGAAAAACTAAAAATAATTTGGGAAGTACTTTCATAA
- a CDS encoding ImmA/IrrE family metallo-endopeptidase has translation MKYSTHTEDFIKELYVRIGTLTPKSLKFQTISKRLGIHVFYWPDTSQSLFSKNISFIILNEKLTKQQQWQDFCHELGHVLLHTGNQQRMYPLFREYQEYKANNFMYHACVPSFMLDELDPSDLTVENVQRLFNVEYDFAFKRLEQYRSKKLHMLNWNSETDNFIL, from the coding sequence TTGAAATACTCTACACACACAGAGGATTTTATTAAGGAACTATACGTTCGTATTGGTACATTAACTCCTAAGAGTCTTAAATTCCAAACGATTTCCAAACGACTTGGAATTCATGTGTTTTACTGGCCAGATACTAGCCAGAGCCTCTTTTCAAAAAATATTTCTTTCATAATCTTAAATGAAAAATTAACAAAACAACAACAATGGCAAGATTTCTGCCACGAACTAGGCCATGTTCTCTTACATACTGGCAATCAACAACGCATGTATCCCCTATTCCGTGAATACCAAGAATATAAAGCAAACAACTTTATGTACCATGCCTGTGTCCCCTCTTTTATGTTGGATGAACTGGATCCTAGTGATCTTACTGTCGAAAATGTACAACGGCTATTTAATGTAGAATATGATTTTGCATTCAAACGATTGGAACAGTATCGCAGTAAAAAGTTACATATGCTGAATTGGAATAGTGAGACAGATAACTTTATTTTATAG
- a CDS encoding ABC-three component system middle component 6 — protein MLLLNDLKNPQDTIMYCAACILFILINEDKSKDIDILFDEIKVKFNKNMAYSDFILALDFLYLLEKITLDSKEKICLLEN, from the coding sequence ATGCTTTTATTAAATGATTTAAAAAATCCCCAAGATACAATAATGTATTGTGCTGCATGCATCCTCTTTATTTTAATAAATGAAGATAAAAGTAAGGATATAGATATTCTTTTTGATGAAATCAAGGTGAAATTCAACAAAAATATGGCTTATTCAGATTTCATATTAGCATTAGATTTTTTGTATTTATTGGAAAAAATTACTCTTGATAGTAAGGAGAAAATATGTTTATTAGAAAATTAA
- a CDS encoding helix-turn-helix domain-containing protein, whose product MEFNTRLTSLRKERKLLQADVANKVGIARATYGAYEQGSRQPDFETLEKLADFFGVSLDYLLGRTNISALTPQEKDEAAFQAFANDPELNVFYKELPESDEEAVRKLRNIWEIIKNEKK is encoded by the coding sequence ATGGAATTCAACACTCGTTTAACTTCTTTAAGGAAAGAAAGAAAACTTTTACAAGCTGATGTAGCAAACAAGGTTGGTATTGCTCGTGCTACATATGGAGCTTATGAACAGGGAAGTAGACAACCTGACTTTGAAACATTAGAGAAACTCGCTGACTTCTTTGGAGTATCACTTGACTATCTTCTTGGACGTACAAACATCTCTGCACTAACACCACAAGAAAAAGACGAAGCTGCTTTTCAAGCTTTTGCTAATGACCCAGAACTTAATGTATTTTATAAGGAGCTTCCTGAATCAGATGAAGAAGCTGTACGTAAGCTTCGTAATATTTGGGAAATCATAAAAAACGAAAAAAAATAG
- a CDS encoding helix-turn-helix domain-containing protein encodes MLSSQLKALRIQQRKTQQEMADLLGITRQGYAKYENNLGEPDNSTLTKLADYFEVSTDYLLGRTDTPSLAPQEKDDAEFQALINDPELDIWYKELPKSDEEELRKLRSIWEMIKAEKNK; translated from the coding sequence ATGCTCTCAAGTCAATTAAAAGCCCTAAGAATACAGCAACGTAAGACCCAACAGGAAATGGCTGACTTACTAGGGATCACTAGACAAGGCTATGCAAAGTATGAAAATAATTTAGGTGAACCTGACAATTCAACGCTTACTAAGTTAGCCGATTATTTTGAAGTCAGTACAGACTATCTTTTAGGACGCACTGATACACCCTCACTAGCCCCGCAGGAGAAGGATGATGCGGAGTTTCAAGCATTGATTAATGATCCTGAGCTTGATATTTGGTACAAGGAGTTACCAAAATCAGACGAGGAAGAGTTGCGTAAGTTACGTTCTATTTGGGAAATGATTAAAGCTGAAAAAAATAAATAG
- a CDS encoding helix-turn-helix domain-containing protein has product MFLLNGERLKKLRKEKKLTQTELGSKINVTKVSISGYESGNRSPDTDTLQRLADFFEVSTDYLLGRTDNPVLTPQEKDEAAFQAFINDPELGVWYKELPQSGEEELRKLRTIWEMINGQQK; this is encoded by the coding sequence GTGTTTTTATTGAATGGAGAGCGCCTAAAGAAACTTAGAAAAGAAAAGAAACTAACTCAAACTGAATTAGGAAGTAAAATAAATGTAACTAAAGTTTCTATATCTGGTTATGAAAGTGGGAACCGTTCTCCTGATACTGATACTTTACAAAGACTTGCCGATTTTTTCGAAGTCAGTACAGACTACCTACTTGGTCGTACAGATAACCCAGTACTTACACCACAAGAAAAAGACGAAGCTGCTTTTCAAGCATTTATTAATGACCCCGAGCTTGGTGTTTGGTATAAAGAGCTTCCACAATCTGGTGAAGAAGAACTTCGCAAATTACGAACAATTTGGGAAATGATAAACGGGCAACAAAAGTAA
- a CDS encoding helix-turn-helix transcriptional regulator, with product MLAHEKLKELRVQQKLTCKQVADGAGISKEHYWFIENGKRGLTYEMATRIAKVFDKKPDDIFLK from the coding sequence ATGTTGGCTCATGAAAAACTAAAAGAACTTCGAGTACAACAAAAGTTAACTTGTAAACAGGTAGCTGATGGGGCGGGTATTTCAAAGGAGCATTACTGGTTTATTGAAAATGGTAAGCGAGGTTTGACCTATGAAATGGCCACGCGAATAGCAAAAGTTTTTGATAAAAAACCAGATGATATTTTTTTAAAATAA